The Terriglobales bacterium DNA segment ATGTCATCGCTCTTCCCTTCTATGGCTTCGAATGTCGTTCGCTCCGGCGTACTCAAAGGCGTTGAGCATGGTCTCCTCCAGGCGCACCTTCTCGACGCGCGCCGTGCGGAAGCCCTGCTCCAGGCGGTTAAAGATCTCGATGCACAGGTTCTCGGTAGTCGGCACCTTCTCCCGGAAGGGTTCCAGCCGGTTGAGGTTAGAGTAGCCAAAGGGCTCCAGGATCTCGCGCGCGACGAAGCCGTCGAGGTCCACGATGTCGCAGACCATGCCCGTCCTGGGCTCCACCCTCCCGGCCACCGTGACCTCGAGCGTGTAGTTGTGCCCGTGTCCGTGCGGGTTGTTGCATTTGCCGTAGGTGCGCCGGTTCTCCGCCGCCGACATGCGCTCGCTGTGCAAGCGGTGCGACGCCGGGAACCAGTACCGTCGCGTCAGGTGGGCTTTCATTGCTCTCCGTAGTAGTCCACGAACAGGTCGGGACTCTCGTACACTCGCACCCGGTCGAGCTCGGCGCGCTTGAGCCGCGGCGCCAGCCGGTTCCAGATG contains these protein-coding regions:
- a CDS encoding 6-carboxytetrahydropterin synthase, with product MKAHLTRRYWFPASHRLHSERMSAAENRRTYGKCNNPHGHGHNYTLEVTVAGRVEPRTGMVCDIVDLDGFVAREILEPFGYSNLNRLEPFREKVPTTENLCIEIFNRLEQGFRTARVEKVRLEETMLNAFEYAGANDIRSHRREER